In one Candidatus Neomarinimicrobiota bacterium genomic region, the following are encoded:
- a CDS encoding peptidase C1 produces the protein MKRLIFLIHILYLSIIILYPQVNKVKYEKKYEDPVLRELREKEEREKAYKDSITQEIRKRQKEQKKKELEERKVLRFDFVDVKKPESPEVFRKVWHFQPVAQYRTGTCWAFSSTSLIESEVYRLTGEKIKLSEMYIVYHEYLDKIIRYIIKRGDSEFGQGSECNAIFRIIRKYGIVPSESYPGIKFGDKYDHSMMFSELKKLLDFAYENDLWDIEEILPMAKVILNKYMGEPPKEIKWKKKTYTPVEFATKVLKINPDDYVDIMSTLSTPFYTRGEFKVPDNWWHCADYYNVPLDVWYETLKNAIKNGYSVAIGGDVSEPGYNGFEDAAIVPDFDIPQRYINQDSREFRIYNKTTTDDHGVHLVGYTQIDGHDWFLVKDSARSSRHGKFKGYLFYRGDYIKLKMLTYTVHKDMAYDILNKVKE, from the coding sequence ATGAAGAGATTGATATTTTTAATTCACATTTTGTATCTATCAATAATTATATTATATCCTCAAGTAAATAAAGTAAAATACGAAAAGAAGTATGAAGATCCTGTATTGAGAGAATTAAGAGAGAAGGAAGAGAGAGAAAAAGCTTATAAAGATTCGATAACACAGGAAATTAGAAAGAGACAAAAAGAACAAAAGAAGAAAGAGTTAGAGGAAAGGAAGGTACTAAGATTTGATTTTGTAGATGTGAAAAAGCCGGAATCACCTGAAGTATTTAGAAAGGTATGGCATTTTCAACCGGTGGCTCAATATAGAACCGGTACATGCTGGGCATTTAGTTCTACGAGCTTAATTGAGTCGGAAGTCTATAGATTAACAGGTGAAAAAATAAAACTGTCTGAAATGTATATTGTATATCATGAGTATTTGGACAAAATAATCAGATATATTATAAAAAGAGGGGATTCAGAATTTGGACAAGGCTCTGAGTGTAATGCTATTTTTAGAATAATAAGGAAGTATGGTATAGTACCGTCTGAGTCATATCCAGGAATTAAATTTGGTGATAAATATGATCATTCAATGATGTTTTCAGAGTTGAAAAAGTTATTGGATTTTGCTTATGAAAATGACTTATGGGATATTGAAGAAATTTTACCGATGGCAAAGGTTATTTTAAATAAATATATGGGAGAGCCTCCAAAGGAAATTAAATGGAAAAAGAAAACTTACACACCTGTTGAATTTGCAACAAAGGTATTGAAGATAAATCCCGATGATTATGTTGATATTATGTCTACTTTGTCAACTCCTTTCTATACGAGGGGAGAATTTAAAGTTCCAGACAACTGGTGGCACTGTGCTGATTACTATAATGTTCCTCTGGATGTATGGTATGAAACTTTAAAAAATGCCATAAAAAATGGTTATAGTGTTGCAATAGGTGGTGATGTGAGCGAACCGGGATATAACGGGTTTGAGGATGCTGCAATAGTGCCTGATTTTGACATACCTCAGCGTTATATAAACCAGGACTCACGGGAGTTTAGGATATATAATAAAACAACGACTGATGACCATGGAGTTCATCTCGTTGGTTATACCCAGATTGATGGGCATGATTGGTTTTTGGTAAAGGATTCAGCCAGAAGCTCAAGGCATGGAAAGTTTAAGGGATATCTTTTTTATCGTGGGGATTATATAAAACTTAAAATGCTTACTTATACTGTCCATAAAGATATGGCGTATGATATTTTGAATAAAGTAAAAGAATAA
- the ilvB gene encoding biosynthetic-type acetolactate synthase large subunit produces MEKEITGAKIVIDAFRNEGVDRIFGYPGGAVIPIFDELYNATDIKVILTRHEQGAVHAADGYARSTGKVGVVIVTSGPGATNTITGIATAKMDSVPLIVISGQVKTGLIGSDSFQETDMVGLTRPITKHNYLVNHIEELPHILKEAFYIARTGRPGPVAIDIPVDISVAKLKDYKYPDSVNLPGYKPVYEGNVKQIKKAADEISKAERPLLYIGGGIVMSNAHQEVRELAKRTNIPVVSTLMGLGSFESNHKLFLGMPGMHGTYAANHALMECDLLIAVGVRFDDRVTGNLKTFATKATVIHIDIDPAEIGKNVKVHIPIVGDAKKVLTKLIEYVKPRQRSNWNDNVEAWKREYPLKYNQKEKREILPQYVIDSLNGIVPEDTIIVTDVGQHQMWAAQYYKYKYPKTLLTSGGLGTMGYGLPAAIGAAIGNPDKTVILISGDGSIQMNIQELATAHLNCVNVKILIMNNAYLGMVRQWQDLFWDRRYSSTCLKRNINCPDVCDGSHKKCPEYYCPDFIKLADSYYIKGYRVENPDDVVPTLKEIVSFKGPALVEFAVHREENVFPMVPAGKSLNEILVDDWR; encoded by the coding sequence ATGGAAAAAGAAATAACAGGAGCGAAGATTGTTATAGATGCCTTTAGAAATGAAGGTGTTGACAGGATATTTGGCTACCCTGGTGGGGCAGTAATTCCAATATTTGACGAACTTTATAATGCTACTGATATTAAGGTAATACTGACAAGGCATGAACAGGGAGCTGTGCATGCTGCTGATGGTTATGCAAGATCAACAGGTAAAGTTGGTGTAGTTATAGTCACTTCAGGACCCGGTGCAACAAATACTATTACAGGAATAGCTACTGCAAAAATGGATTCAGTTCCATTAATTGTAATAAGTGGTCAGGTAAAAACCGGTCTTATTGGATCGGATTCCTTCCAGGAAACAGATATGGTTGGTTTAACCAGACCAATTACAAAACATAATTATTTAGTCAATCATATTGAGGAACTGCCACATATATTAAAAGAGGCATTTTACATAGCTAGGACAGGTAGACCCGGTCCAGTGGCTATTGATATACCTGTAGATATTTCTGTTGCCAAGCTGAAAGATTACAAATATCCGGATTCTGTCAATTTACCTGGTTATAAGCCTGTTTATGAGGGAAATGTAAAGCAGATAAAAAAAGCAGCCGATGAAATTTCAAAAGCAGAAAGGCCCCTCCTTTATATAGGCGGTGGGATAGTAATGTCTAATGCTCATCAAGAAGTTAGGGAACTGGCTAAAAGAACAAATATTCCGGTTGTTTCAACACTTATGGGGCTCGGCTCTTTTGAATCTAATCATAAATTGTTTCTTGGAATGCCAGGAATGCACGGTACATATGCAGCAAACCATGCGTTAATGGAGTGTGATCTGTTAATAGCTGTTGGAGTAAGGTTTGATGACAGAGTAACAGGTAATTTGAAAACATTCGCTACAAAAGCAACTGTGATTCACATTGACATAGATCCAGCTGAGATTGGTAAAAATGTAAAAGTTCATATCCCGATTGTTGGTGACGCTAAGAAAGTACTTACAAAATTAATTGAATATGTTAAACCAAGACAAAGAAGTAACTGGAATGATAACGTAGAAGCATGGAAGAGGGAATATCCACTTAAATATAACCAGAAAGAAAAGAGAGAAATATTGCCTCAGTATGTTATAGATTCATTGAATGGAATAGTGCCGGAAGATACTATAATAGTTACAGACGTTGGTCAGCACCAAATGTGGGCTGCTCAGTATTACAAGTATAAATATCCAAAGACACTTTTGACTTCCGGTGGACTTGGCACTATGGGTTACGGTTTGCCTGCAGCTATAGGTGCAGCGATCGGTAATCCTGATAAAACTGTAATACTTATATCTGGTGATGGTAGTATTCAAATGAATATTCAGGAACTTGCTACAGCACATTTGAATTGCGTAAACGTAAAAATATTGATTATGAATAATGCTTATCTTGGAATGGTTAGACAATGGCAGGATCTTTTTTGGGATAGAAGATATTCATCAACTTGTTTAAAAAGGAACATTAATTGTCCCGATGTGTGTGACGGTTCTCATAAAAAGTGTCCTGAATATTATTGCCCAGATTTTATCAAACTTGCTGATTCATATTATATTAAAGGATACAGAGTTGAAAATCCGGATGACGTTGTTCCTACATTAAAAGAAATTGTTTCATTTAAAGGGCCTGCGCTGGTGGAATTTGCTGTCCATAGAGAGGAAAATGTTTTC
- the ilvD gene encoding dihydroxy-acid dehydratase, with translation MRSDLIKKGLDKSPHRALLRAVGLKDQDFSKPFIGVVNSFSEIVPGHKHLNKVSEIVKEAIIEAGGVPFEFNTIAVCDGIAMGHNGMRYSLVSREIIADSIEIMVNAHNFDGLVFIPNCDKIIPGMLIASVRLNIPSIFVSGGPMRAGKWKGKNIDLITVFEGIGKHKSGEIDEKELLEIERNACPGVGSCAGLFTANSMNSLMEALGIALPGNGTILAEDDRRLALYKSAGKRIVNLAKGNICPRDIITEKSIDNAFAVDMAMGGSTNTVLHLMAIANEAEIYYDLNRINQISEKVPNICKVSPSSNYHMEDVDRAGGISAIIKEISKIEGLINKECITVTGKTIYESVRDAEIKDVEIIRPIENAYSKKGGLRILFGNLAPEGAVIKYAGVDKSMLKFEGPAVIFNSQEEALDKIMSGVVKPGDVVVIRYEGPKGGPGMQEMLSPTSLIMGLGLGDKVALITDGRFSGGTRGACIGHISPEAAVGGPIGLLEDGDIIHIDVEKGLLEVKLSEEELNERRKRWEPLPPKVKTGVLKRYASMVTSASKGAVFKK, from the coding sequence ATGAGAAGTGATTTAATAAAAAAGGGACTGGATAAATCCCCACATAGAGCATTATTAAGGGCAGTGGGTCTAAAGGACCAGGACTTTAGTAAACCATTTATTGGAGTTGTTAATTCTTTCTCTGAAATTGTTCCCGGACATAAACACTTAAATAAAGTTTCGGAAATAGTGAAAGAAGCAATAATAGAAGCTGGTGGAGTTCCCTTTGAATTCAATACTATTGCTGTTTGCGATGGTATTGCAATGGGGCATAATGGAATGAGGTATAGTCTTGTTAGTCGGGAGATAATTGCGGATTCCATTGAAATAATGGTAAATGCTCATAACTTCGATGGATTAGTATTTATACCAAATTGCGATAAAATAATACCTGGTATGTTAATAGCGAGTGTAAGACTTAATATACCCTCTATTTTTGTTTCGGGTGGACCAATGAGAGCAGGGAAGTGGAAAGGTAAAAATATAGATTTAATTACGGTGTTTGAGGGTATCGGAAAGCATAAATCTGGTGAGATTGATGAAAAAGAATTATTGGAGATAGAGAGAAATGCGTGCCCGGGGGTGGGCAGCTGTGCAGGTCTATTCACAGCTAATTCAATGAACTCTTTGATGGAAGCCCTAGGTATTGCACTTCCAGGAAACGGGACAATTCTGGCGGAAGATGATAGAAGGTTAGCTTTGTATAAATCAGCAGGTAAGAGAATCGTTAATCTTGCAAAGGGAAATATTTGTCCAAGAGATATAATTACAGAAAAAAGTATAGATAACGCTTTTGCTGTTGATATGGCAATGGGGGGATCGACAAATACCGTTTTGCACTTAATGGCGATTGCAAATGAAGCAGAAATATATTATGATTTAAACAGAATAAATCAGATATCAGAAAAAGTGCCTAATATATGTAAAGTTTCTCCATCAAGCAATTATCATATGGAAGACGTTGATAGAGCCGGTGGAATTTCTGCGATTATAAAGGAAATATCGAAAATAGAAGGCTTAATTAACAAAGAATGTATTACTGTGACTGGGAAAACAATATATGAAAGTGTTAGAGATGCCGAAATAAAAGATGTTGAAATTATAAGACCAATTGAGAATGCATATAGCAAGAAAGGTGGGTTAAGGATCCTGTTTGGTAACCTAGCCCCTGAAGGCGCTGTTATAAAATATGCAGGTGTTGATAAAAGCATGCTTAAATTCGAGGGACCTGCGGTAATTTTTAATAGTCAAGAGGAAGCGTTGGACAAGATTATGTCCGGTGTGGTAAAGCCTGGAGATGTAGTGGTTATACGCTACGAGGGTCCAAAAGGTGGACCTGGTATGCAGGAAATGTTGTCACCTACATCACTTATTATGGGGCTTGGGCTTGGAGATAAGGTAGCTTTGATAACCGATGGTAGGTTTTCAGGAGGGACAAGGGGTGCATGTATTGGGCACATATCCCCTGAAGCTGCAGTTGGTGGTCCAATAGGATTACTGGAAGATGGAGATATTATTCATATTGATGTTGAAAAAGGTCTATTAGAGGTTAAATTAAGTGAAGAAGAATTAAATGAAAGAAGAAAAAGATGGGAACCATTGCCACCAAAGGTAAAAACTGGAGTTTTAAAACGCTATGCGAGCATGGTAACATCTGCGAGTAAAGGTGCAGTTTTTAAAAAATAA